Below is a genomic region from Medicago truncatula cultivar Jemalong A17 chromosome 3, MtrunA17r5.0-ANR, whole genome shotgun sequence.
TTTTCCATTTAGAGACTAGTGGATCATAAACTTTTCATTGCAGTTGATTTACTAGAGGGTAGCAGTAGCACAACTGTTTTTCTGTTAAAAATGAATATCTAAATTGGTCCTAATTTAAAGTGTAACTATTTACTGAAGTAAATCATTCATTAAATCTGAACCTGAGCAAATGAGCATCACCGTACTTTCTCCAAACCAGCTAGTATATTCAAAGAAAAAGAGCTTCCTTAGGTCCAGATACAAACAACTCCATTCTTGTCAGCTGAAGCTAAGGGTCTTCCGAGGCCACTCCATGTACAACAAAGGATAGAAGAAGTATGTTCCTTCAGAGTACCGACTATATCAGCTTTAGATGCTGACCAAACATAGACAGATCCATCTGATGATCCGGCAGCAACATTTTTATCATCCGGGCTAATACACGAGCGACTCCAATTGGAGGCCACTCTATTTCCGGCGGCTTTCAGTGTGCCACTAACTTCTAGAGATCGCATGTCAAACAAATTGTGCAAATTGTCCCTTCCACTGGTTAGTACAACATTTCCATTTCGAGAAAGAGATATTGATGTGACAGCAAGTGAGTGTGCTGCAACCTCGCTGAGTAGTTTTCCGCTTTTAATATCCCATAGTCGAAGATTTCCGTCAACATGTCCAGAAAGTATGGTCTGTCCATCCGTGCTGAAGGAAAGAGCATTGCAGTTGCTGTGGAAAATGATTGTGTTAATGCAATAGCCTTTAAGCAAGTCCCAAACTTTTATAGTGCCGTCGTAAGCTGAACTGACGACGTGACGGCTGGAAACCTTGCTGACGTCAACGGCACAGACTTTATCCGTGTGGCCAGTAAGGGTATGATGGACACGACCCAAGTTGAGATCCCATGCATACAAGTTGTTTGAGCTGCTAGCAGCAATAACAGATCTATTATCGTTGGTGATTGCGAGATCTAATACAGAGCCAAGGCAGCCATGAAGATTGGAAATTAAGGATCCTGAATCGGTATCCCACACTTTAACTGCTCGATCCTGTCCCCCGGTTATCAATTTATTAGAATTACACTCAAACAATATGGCAGCACAACCACCTTCGTGTGCTTGGAGCCTGTGTTTACATGTGGATGGGACAATTGACTGCAAAATGACATCGGCGTATTCTTCACCTTGGCGAACTATGCCATCTATCTGCTGTCTTGCAAGTTTTTCTAAACCACTGGCCTTTAGCTGCTTGATCATGTCATCATACAGTTGGTTTGCCTAAATTGATGGGAAATATATTAGTTAAAGCAGACCAATGAAACATTGAGAATCCATGCAGCTAATTATTAGATTTAAAAATATCAGTGTAATTTGTGAGGGTGCTACATGTAAAAAAAACTTGGATTACTTTGCAACAGTCACAAGATCATTTGACTCTGCATACAATCCAAATTTCACGCAATCAGAAAACAAGCTCGAAACTTGATGCAGTAGTGGTAGTAAAATGTAGCATAGTCAGGTAACTGACATCTACACCGAAGACGGTGACACCAATAGCAGATAGGAAGCAAGTGAACTAACTAAATtgtaatcttattattagctgCTTTAACTTCATTACATGCCCTAGCCTAATTCATTCTCATATATTAAGTTTGTACAAATGACTGCTTTATTTCAAATGTTCATATGGTGAATGTACATATATTATACCTCATTTAGTTGTTCAgcattcttcattttttctaaCATCATGCGATCCACCAATGTCTTATGTTCAATTTCAGCACTCTTGGCTCTAATAGTCATTTCCTCCAATTGTGTTTTAAGCTCTGTATTCTCACTTAGAATGATTTCATGAGCATTAATTTTGTCTTCTAAGTCCTTTTTCATTTGCTTGCACTCATCCCTGTAAATTTCAAGTCCCTCTATAAGTAAAATGCAGTAACTTCAAAGAAATAAAGGCACCTAACTTTTggaattaaaaacataaaaaggaaaataagcAACCTCATTGAAGTCAACTCTTTTTGCAAATCATCAACTGCAGTTTCTTTCTCTTGAATCACAGATTTCAAAGTTCTAGATTCAGCTATTTCCACAACAAGCTGCTCAGATACTCGGGATTGAGCTTTGTAGCATTGCTGAAGTTCCATTTCCAGACTCTCTGCTTTCTCTTTCCATTCAGAGGCCTATAATGACACAAATACAACATTTAACTCGGTAAAAGCATTCCAATATTTAGATACAGATTGTGATCCAAGTAACAACAATAACACTGACAATAAGCAGCATCCGCAACTATTAATACACTTgccaattttttgtttccaagAACAGTATACCCTTATCTGGGCTTGAACCGAGTACCTCACGATTGGAGTATAAATATCCAACCAAGAGATCTCACATGAGCGGTTATACGCTTACCAATTTGCAATAAGAAACATGTAACAACGACAATTAGGCTATGTTTTGATAAACGGCTCAATTAAGTGACTATAGCATAAGCGCTTATGGTATCAGTGCTCaagtataagctatttctataacaaaatataaaataaagtcaaattttgatcaatttcaaaaaaaaaaaaaaaaaactctaaaacaAAGCACATAAAAGATACCTGAGAAACAATAGGTCTAGAAAGAGCAGCAAAAGCAGCAGCATGAGCTCCTTCTTCGTTCAAATGCCGCTTTCTCAGAGCCCTGAAAGCATGCTTGATAGCTTGATTTGCAATTTCTTCCTTCGCCATGCAACACAAACCAATCCAATCACCAAACCGCCAAATTCACCTGTTTGATTGccaagaaaatgaaaatcaaagggTGCCCAGAATTTTAACAGCGTTAAAGATTGAaactttgaataaaaaattgaccTTTATGACAGTTTGGAATTTTGGTATTTGCTGTTAATGATTCTTCATGCTTTGACCAAAACGATAATTACCACAATTTACATAAGATGAGGAAGTGGAATTCAGTATGAAACTTTAGGATCTGTAAGCTTTAAAGAAATGTTAGAATTTGCATTAACTTCAATTTCACGTCAGTGACATTTCCAAACTCCGATGAATGAAAGCTTAACTGTATTTTTGGCcttcacatgtttttttttttttttaacaattttaccgttatattttttcatttgtgaTTTGTTGCTCCTTTTCCCcattttctctaaaattttggTATGGGACATTATTTGTTCCATTTTGGTTAGTCCAGTTAGTTTGAGACCTTAAAATGTGTCTCTTTTATCAATTTCGTTGAGATAGTTTGatttcttcaaacaaaaaaatatatcaaaaatcaATTTAGATGCTAACAAAATTCTTTATTAAAGTTTTGAAGTTGAGATATTTAGACGttttaaatgtttaattataaaaaaatcaccCTGACAAAAGTTGAGTGTCACGTcaagaattgtttttttttttttatgtgtaaattttggagaaattaaGAGGGAATTACTAAATCAGAAATGGAGAAAACATAAAGGGTTAAAACTGctataaaaatatagaaattcAAAATCTTAGAATGGCAATACTTGAACGgtcaaattatgaaaattatatcATCAAAACTGTGTTGTTTGGTCATTTTTTTCCTCACAAgcttatagaattttttttactaatttatggtgtttctttttaaaagttacttCAAGTAACTTTTGAGCTTAAAGCTTATAATTTATAGCATGTCAATTTTGCTCTTGGTTTTGACCCTattatcttaattgaaaaattaaatattaattaaaagtatatttttatatcgttttaaatttattaactaATTAAACTACTAATTTAATTAAGGCTAAAGTGTATTTTTCACCCCTTAAGTTTtgaaaagtgcagtttagcctTTAATCAAACATTATAACTTtagtcatttatctttctcCGCAACAGCTATCTTATTTGATATAAATTCATGTTATCAACTAACTGTTATCCgctatttttttatcaaactgaCTATATAAATTATTCACTATCAGCTAATTCATTAGCTATAATTTGATCCATTgtcatgtatgtatatatatgtgtgttttttttttttataaaaatcaatgTTATGTGCTTTGTCTGCACCCACACataataaaaaagtttatttacTCGGGTCAAGCAGAGGTTGTTAGGGTGCATGATGTGTGAGTGTTGCAGAACCATGTAAAACCAAGTttatattctgatttttttattaagaaaaactaataatttCATCTAAGATTAAGGATTCAGCACATGTTggaataaaagaaaacattgaGAACATGAATTACAAATGACAACATTAGCTAATGAATGATTTAACCATGTTAGTGTTTATTCTAAATATATACTCGATAAGAGAGTTGTAATTTGTAacagaaagaaaacaataacatATGAAACATTCTAATATCGGTCCGGTGATTGAGATTCTGTAAAGCATTTTAAGTGTAAACAATATGGATcaatgattttgattaaatgcAGTCAAAGTACACCAAAGTCATTGTCGTCAGCATATTCTGATAATTGGATTAAAGATCTAACCAATAGCCAGTCATCACACAGAAGGattcctttttaaattttattcatttattttttatcacaaAATTGGAAGGTTGGTCAAACTGTaaagatatgaaatgaaaagaTCAAAGTCTTTGTGCATGTCAGATGAAGATTGCTGCATTAAAAGATTAACGAACTGACATTGGATTTTAGAGTCTATCATAGATAACTGAGTTTAGTTAAAGACCATCGAAAGAAGTTTTATGTTGAAACTTACCCTTTGTAAGTTTTTGAATAATTGACTACACAACTTCGAATGCAATACTACTGCTATAAATAAGTCAAAGTTTTTGAGTCTtgcttgtgttttttctttcttctaatcGATCCAAGGATGTGAAGAGAACATAATGAACTGTGTTGCTTCCAATACTCATCATTACAAGAAAGCAAGAGTGGTGCACTTTGTGGAAGCTATACCAAAGTCACCTTCTGTTCTGAATCATAGAGAAGATGGtggaaaagatgaagaaaaattcCCAAACAAAGTCCAACACTTTCTAAAATCACTAGCAAAAAATGTAATGTGATTTTGATGGCTCATATTTCACCATCTAGTATCAGTGTTGCACAACTGCTTGGTGATGACTGATTTgactcttttttttgttttgctaatAACATGTTGAAATTAGTGTTTGAGAACAAAATTTGATAATTATATTTGTGCTCTTGATAACTACTATAACTGAAGCAAGGTTAGACTCGcatcaattgaaaattaaaaaactaagaATATCTAGTCCCCCAACATATCCAAATCAAATGTTACAATGCAATGGAAGTATGAAACTAATACAAGGTTAGAGTCACATCAAtcgaaaataatattaataatggaAAACTAAGAATATCGTGTTCTGCAACATATCCGAAATGTAATAATACAATGGAAGTATGAAACTGCAATAGCAACATATGCATTCTGCAAACCATAAGTTAAACACCCAGTGTAAATAACTGTGTCTGTCGTATCTTTGTACTTTTTCCCCTCCCGCCTAGCAAACCCAGTTCCAATATTACAGATGCTTCAAGAAGCTCAACTAGCTCGAATTCTATCCAGCCAGTCGATGCTCTTCCGCGGTCTCTCAAACTGAACATCGACACTTCTTCTGGATTTCTCTTGGAATTCAATGCTTCTAGATTTGTCATTGTACTCTACGCTTCTTCTTGACCGCTCCGTCTGGTCAAATTGGACTCTTAACTTCTCTAATTTCTCAGgattgttgaatttgaattcatgatATTTCAGTTTTTCTGACTTATCAGTACTTCTTGGTGGTTTGTCTCTGTGATCTGTGCTCTTCCTTGGCTTTTCTGAGCAATCAGTACTTCCTCTGGATTGTTCAACCCTATCCACACTTCTTCTAAAACTCAGTCTTTGGGATGGTGACTTTTCTACCGTTGATATGAATTTTCTTAGATGTCTAAGGTATTCTGGATAGAGCTCCAAGTTACAGTGGTTTCCATCTTTGAGCCATAAAGGTTCATATTTCTGTTGGCATAGCTCCCATAAATGCTTTCCATGAGAGCAATCAACAACCTCATCAGCAGTTCCCTGGAGAAAATGCAAGAATGATGCCAAATTAGTGAACCAATATGAAATGCTCTGTACCCAAAAAACAACCTAGAGAAAAGCAATATTTGCTGAGTTACATAATTCACAAGAATACAACTGAGGAAGTTTATATTGGAAAAATTAGACATAGAATTaagattaaataataaattcagaATAGATATCAACACAAATAAATTGACTCTAAATAAAACGAATTGAGTATAAGAAACTTATCGATCTTAATGAGTGAGGCATGTGGGCTTAAGAGTATTTTGCCGCCACGGATTAGTTATCCGGTGCAAGAGTATTAGCTGTGAGGCCAACTGCTCCGGATGACTAATCCATGGCGGCAAAATACTCTTAAGCCCAATGCTCTTTGCACGCCTCAGTAAGATCGATAAGTTTCTCATActaaattcattttatttagaGTCAATTTATCTGTGTTAATATTTATtctgaatttattatttaatgatAATTATATGTCTAATTTTTCCAACAATCTTAAAAGTATTGacagaattattattataaagaaTACATAATACTTGTTATTAATTCTTATTTCAGAATTCTTTATACTGTTGAATGAGAATTTATGAGCACTAACCCGTTGGGActattttgatgaaaaactACGAGGGATGCACCAGGAGTTTAATTaaagaaattgattttatatataatgGAGGTTAACTTTCTGAAAGCCATATGTTTACTCTTATATCTAATTATGTTTTATCTTGGTGAATTGGAGGATGCTTGTCAAATCTAATTTTTCCAACAGTTTAATCAGCAACAAAGGCTGTTTCTTTTCAACTTTGATGCTGTAAAACCAGCCACAATCAACAGGTTCCCACTTGTGAAAACTAgcttatttaagaaaaatgacGTTCTATATTTATCAACCTTAAAATCAGCATTTCTCTTGCAGAAATATGCAATGAAAATCAGCATTTCTCCTGCAGAAATATGCaatgaaaattatgaaaattatcaaCCTTATCATAATTTTCATTGCATATTTCTGCAGGAGAAATGCTGATTTTAAACAACAATGTGCAGGTTGCTTGTATAGAAGAGATTATATTTATCAGTATGAACACTAAGCTAGCGTACTGAGTAAGCACCAAATTAAAGACCACAACCATTATCAAATCAGTTAATTGGATACCATTACATGCTGACAGCAACAACATAAATTACAGTGACAAAATATTAGACGGTGGAAAATCGAacaaaataaacatgaaatacTTACATGAATCACTAGCACTGGACACTTCACCAACGGAATTTTATCAATGTTCTACACCACAACACAGAATGAAATTCAGTTACATAATACATGATTCTCAAAGCAAAGGACATCAAATACATAGGATGGTGAAAAATCTAACCTTATAGATGTCAAACCAGTATGTCCTTTTCACCGGATACATCACTCTCAACCCCGATAGTATAGGACTATGGAGAACAACAGCCCTCAGTCGGGGTAATCGAGCAGCAAGATCCAAAGTAGGACCACTCCCAACAGATTGACCATAAAGGATTATATCTTCCTGCTTAGCACCATAGTTCTCTTCGAGACACTTATATACAGCTTCAATGTCAGCATACGTATTATGCTCACTTGGCTGTGAAAATATCCGTTTTTCATTATGCTTCTCCTTGCTAAGaacaaaagaatgaaataaACCAGAAAGAAGCATATAAGGCAGTTACCTTCCCTGACGACTGTCCATAGCCAGAGTAATCGTATCTGCATGCATAGAAACAAGATGCTTGAAAACATAATTAACATAcaccatataattttttataacaaacacaacacaacagATATATGATAAGCAAGCAACCTATTTTAAAGGGGTctttagggtatgtttggatgaGGGTTTTGGAGGAGAGGGGAGGACttttctttattaaattaaGGACACTGTaaaatgttttcaaaaataaattgagtGTAATTAGAGTATTGTACggatcatttatcatgttttttcaagaaaaaatatcaaatatatttcaaaatacagATTATCCCTCCAAAGCCCTCCCATCCAAAACTCAACTCCCAAGCATACCCTTAGATTGATTCTAAAAGGTGAGGATCTAACGAGTACGGTCTCCAACATTACTCTTACTCGTGAACTCCCTTATCTGTGCCTCAATACACTattttttgcatgttaaagTTTCTTTTAccatcctttcaaaaaaaagtttcttttacCATATGAAAGTAACattcaagagaaaaaataagacTCAAATTAAAGGCAGAATGTGAATATGTGAACTCTGCATGTTTGGATGTGCATCCTCGGTATATCAAGAATCCAAAGTGTTAGTAATACTTAGTACGGAAACAAAGTTTACAGTTTCATCTGTTATTGAGTTATTGGGCATCTAAGGTGTAACCGCAAGCCCTAAATTGAATGTAACCGCTCACAAAGCATGGAATTAAAGAAAATGGTTTGATGGAGCTATTTGTGAAGTTTAGAAGCTAGCAATTCAACTACACTAACCGATTTAAATATTATTCCTAGCAGCACAAAGATCAGCAAATATTAAGGCTAAAACTTAAGTTTTGGTCACACTGCAGACCATGAACCATATGCACTTCCTGCAGAACGAAAAAACGCACCATTGAGCTTAACTAATGTCACAAATCAATTTCTGAATGAAACTGACCATCTAATTACCAACTTTATGGTCTTTTACAGTTTTCCTTATTATGTAGTAAATGTACTTAACTCATGCTTTCTAAAATTTCagttaaagaaaaaatgaaaacctATCTAAAATCTGAAAATGAGAACAAAAGAAAAGGAGCTATGATGTGTTGCATTGAAATTGAAACCTCCCAAGTCCTGTAGGTAAATGGCCATTTCATTCATATCCCTTAAATCCCTACAGTAAATTTTTCAGATCTAACCAACatccaagccttatcccactaagttcGGGGTTTGCTAGAGTAAACTTTTCGGATAATCAGCTAAATTCCAACATCACAATCAGCACATTAAAATACGAAAACGATGGAATTTAGCTAAATTCCAATATCTCTCAATCACCACATTCTAATACATCGATCTCATTAAAACACGAAAACGATGGAACACTAATTCGACACTGCCACCTTAAAATCCTTATCTTCTAACCACATAAGAaccacaaaaattaaaattaaaatataatacatGACTCACCCTTCATATCATAAACTAATGAGGACCAAAAAGTCCCCATCTTTGACTAAATCAAACCTAACTAACAACTAAACAAGTGAATTATTTACCCtaaaaaacacatcaaaatcaaatccatAAAACAATTAACCTAGTCACTACAATCAAGCTTCTTTAAACAAGTAAATTACCAGGACTGAGTCAACTCAACTCAACACAAAATCAGCAAACAAATTCAactaaaaagcaaaaaaaagaaaagaaaaaaaaaccatttgaTAATTCAGTTACAAAACTAGAAAAGCgttacaaaaattgaaatttaaagaaaaaagattgaaaattgaagaaaatacgGACCCAATGAGATTAACCCGCAGGTGAATACTAAGCTCCACAAAAAGCTCATACATCTGACCAATATCAGCAGCATTTCCATGAGAGTACAGCACAGTGGTTTTCGCCATTGGATGACGAACATACATAGCAACGATCTCAATTCCACGTCGATTAGGAAATTTCAAAACTTCAACATTTTCACGGTGTGGGAATGGTTCCATCAACAATAAACCTGTTGCTTCTTCTTTGATGAGTTTGTATGATGGTGGGTTTGGTGGAAAGAATGCTAATTTCGCTGCCATTGATGACGTCACTCCTCCCATTGCTTAcgtacttcttcttcttcctcttcttcacaTTCCTTTTTCTTGTCTTTGTGAAGTGAAACTGAACTGAACTTTCTCTCagggttttatttattttttattttatattgtattcttattttattttttggttatttttctaTTGAGTTTATTACACACTCCTTTTTTCtgtatttcattcattcattcacacCTATTAATTAGTTGTCTCTTTCTCTATTACACGTGTTGTCCTTCTGTCCAGAAATTTCTCTCATCCTGTGCTACATgtttttttgtaattaataataattaatactatttAATCCAATAATTATTCAGAATTTCAAAGAATATATTGGATTAAAagctttttaatttttgttttccatAATGTTAGAAGTATTGTAGttgaatccaaaaaaaatttgactGGACTTACTCCCACAatgtaaaaaatacattttttttttggtgccgaacattgcatatattatgcattgtccataccaactgaattAAGTTCACgagaacaaaatatatatatcttaaatAAACGGAAAATATGTCAAATTAACATGTTTTTATATCTTCAATCTTACTTTAatcatcttattttaattttatctcaaAATTTCTATTATGTGCATTACTCATAACTTTAATATTTCACTgtattttttttgatagaattgtgtttttttattgttggaATCATATTTTACTTTGTATCGGGAGTCCTtgtcaacaaattttttttggtgtattTCGAATACTGATTTGTTAAATAGCTAGTATGTGGACTCATGTCAAGTACGAGTTAGAATTTCTTCATACTTGAGAGCAATAATATGTTGTGATTTATCAAGTGTAGATTACGGTCTAACATTGAATAGAACATTGAAAGTCGAATAACATATAAATGCGAAAACTCTTACGTTTGTGTGGTTACTCTTTGTCCAACGAGTCGACCCACATCAATGTTGACTTCTTTAGAAGGTCTGACGGTGGTATCATAACCTGATTCAACTTTGTGGGAAGGTGGCATTGGTTCATGATAGTGGAATCGTATTTTACTATGTATTGGGAGTCCTTgtcaataaaaaattgtatatttggaatactttttttttgttgacaaaagtGTATTTGGAATACTGAtttgttaaataattaatattagagaaatgatattaaGGTTTTGCTTTTAACAATTttcctattttcattttttacttcaaaaactaaataatacacaattaaatttcttattatcttaaaagaaaatatttaatatttgtatCATAGATAACTGTATGTGTCAGGATAAGCAattgtacaaaaataaaatagtgttAGCATTGGCTGTTTTAGcaatccaaaacaaaattggAAATTGGTATGATTAGGGTggagttaaataaaataaacgagTGGAGTGCAGAGAGGCAAAGAAAAATGAGTAAAAAGAAGAAGCAAAGGTTGagtaaaaaacacataaaagtaCAAGAGTATGAATTAGTTAAATGATTTCTTGGAGCAATAACAGGTTGTCCCATGTTGATGTCAACAAGTTCAGGCCTGCATGCTTCATCACCATGATTTCCCTCTCAAAGCCATACACCCTTTCGGTATCGTGTTTTTGGGCAATGGGACCTTACCTTACAAACAATGACATATTTGTAGGGAATGTCCTATGTATATATCTTTCCAATGTCATGTTACTTAACAAATAATTCATCATCAtagaactttctctctcttttattttattaaattcagAACTTGGAAGGATCCTTGTAGGGGAATATTTGAACATGGTTCCTTGTTTAGGGTAATTATAAGTCCCATCAACGGCTCCAATTGTCTTGAGCCACATAATCTAAGCCAGAAGTTCAAGATTGGGGTCCATTTTGCTTGGATACAATAGTAGTATTTGTTTCATTATCCATGCTATCAACTTGGGGTTCAACCATAGAGACATACACCCTCTgatcattattattataagtaaaattttgtattttatatttatttaattaatgatgtatatgattttgattataaatcatatacatcatttaatgaatgaatctaaaatgttaatttttgtttataataatgatcggAGGGAGGGTGTACCCGACAAAGAATTGAGTGTTGGTTTATCTTTTGGGAAAATGTTAttacgataaaaaaaaattaataaaaaaataatttaatattttgaagaaaaaggttttttattcatatatgaCCAAACATTGTTCATTCATGTTTGTGTTCATACCAGAATGTTTATATCTTTTAGCTCTATTTAAGTCgttcgaagaaaaaaaatcaaatacatattGATTTATATCTCTAgtctttaattaatatatgataaaaattacaaaaaccaaaaacttatttaatgttaaaaacataaattttatgagatttatgTAGGATTTCACTCTCATTAAAGATTGGCCATGGCTAtggattgtattttttttagagagaatgaTTTGTATTTTCATTGTGTTGATTCTGAAAATGGGTAATCCTAAAAAACATAATGACTTGAAGTCTATCTCTTTGATTAGCTGTGTATATAAAGTGTTAGTTAAAGTGTTGGTAAATAGACGAAAATGGGTCATGTTATTTCGGAATTTCAATTTGTATTTGTTAAATGTAGATAAATTTTGGATGGTGTTGTCATTGCTAATGGGGTTATAGATAAagttaagaagagaaagaaataacatattttatttaaagttgattttgcAAAAGCTTATAATTTAGTCTATTAGAGATACttggattcaatgatgaagagcAATAACATCTAGTGTTGAAGATGGAACTTGGTGTGTGTTAATTGAGTTCATCTTTGTTCCATTTAGGTTTGCTCCATTTACTCCGTTTACCATAATAGATGTGTGACATGTGgtaaaatagaaaatcaaaggCTGAGATTAAAAGTGTTAGAAAAAACACCTGTTTTATCAAAAACAAGGCTACGCGCGTTTCTCTATCAGATCATGCAcgctcttcttcttcctctcaccACATCACTTCACGGCTTCTCTCTCTCCTCCGCCTCCTCCCAACCTAACTTCGCCGTCCTCC
It encodes:
- the LOC25489524 gene encoding alpha/beta hydrolase domain-containing protein 17B, whose product is MGGVTSSMAAKLAFFPPNPPSYKLIKEEATGLLLMEPFPHRENVEVLKFPNRRGIEIVAMYVRHPMAKTTVLYSHGNAADIGQMYELFVELSIHLRVNLIGYDYSGYGQSSGKPSEHNTYADIEAVYKCLEENYGAKQEDIILYGQSVGSGPTLDLAARLPRLRAVVLHSPILSGLRVMYPVKRTYWFDIYKNIDKIPLVKCPVLVIHGTADEVVDCSHGKHLWELCQQKYEPLWLKDGNHCNLELYPEYLRHLRKFISTVEKSPSQRLSFRRSVDRVEQSRGSTDCSEKPRKSTDHRDKPPRSTDKSEKLKYHEFKFNNPEKLEKLRVQFDQTERSRRSVEYNDKSRSIEFQEKSRRSVDVQFERPRKSIDWLDRIRAS
- the LOC25489523 gene encoding autophagy-related protein 16, coding for MAKEEIANQAIKHAFRALRKRHLNEEGAHAAAFAALSRPIVSQASEWKEKAESLEMELQQCYKAQSRVSEQLVVEIAESRTLKSVIQEKETAVDDLQKELTSMRDECKQMKKDLEDKINAHEIILSENTELKTQLEEMTIRAKSAEIEHKTLVDRMMLEKMKNAEQLNEANQLYDDMIKQLKASGLEKLARQQIDGIVRQGEEYADVILQSIVPSTCKHRLQAHEGGCAAILFECNSNKLITGGQDRAVKVWDTDSGSLISNLHGCLGSVLDLAITNDNRSVIAASSSNNLYAWDLNLGRVHHTLTGHTDKVCAVDVSKVSSRHVVSSAYDGTIKVWDLLKGYCINTIIFHSNCNALSFSTDGQTILSGHVDGNLRLWDIKSGKLLSEVAAHSLAVTSISLSRNGNVVLTSGRDNLHNLFDMRSLEVSGTLKAAGNRVASNWSRSCISPDDKNVAAGSSDGSVYVWSASKADIVGTLKEHTSSILCCTWSGLGRPLASADKNGVVCIWT